Proteins from one Chloroflexota bacterium genomic window:
- a CDS encoding AMP-binding protein: MSEAFIQTTSAKYPQKTAVIDGPRRITYEQLAASIGSFANELTAAGVTEGESIALVLPNCAEFVIGFYSTLHIGAVVLALNPLLKHNEINYYLADAQARVILTTEPYMGLCREILAAAGRSIEIIALDGVLEDSRAAASERAAPAAADPHRPALFQYSSGSTGRPKKVMRTYGNLCAEGDNFTATVGMTHDDVILCLVPLFHAHGLGNCLLAATMVGATLVILEQPMGGNAVVDMPFIARCARVFELIETERVSVLPGVPYVFSALSSAQVGFEPALGSLRLCFSAGNFLPRDVFDAFLTRFGIAIKQLYGCTEAGSVTINLEDDPSLAASVGLPMRNVELHICDEQKNRLAPEAIGEIAFKSPMLTSGYVGLEDINRDMFRDGFFFTGDLGRLDEAGRLTITGRKKIFIDVGGRKVDPLEIEDVLLTHPRVKEAVVVGIKAPYGGEFAKAVAVLDGECTQTELLQYCKDRLADFKVPRMIEFLSEIPKSPLGKILRKNLVDDSAMAEVEALGSTLIQHMRSTSSREKRLSLVKQCVRQQIARILGLDVVQIGLSNALSDFGLDSARAVELQMSLENLLGARLSATMVWQYPNLDSLSWYLLDIVDAQTAGAVPAAAPDRAAGPPTARHYAIQVIDDLSDDAIEALLRSQVDGILQPQDTTNAHTISGLNDGDSAGIDRLAQLSDEDVTDLLLKEFARLSRTDQPEA; this comes from the coding sequence ATGTCTGAGGCTTTTATCCAAACGACATCGGCGAAATATCCCCAGAAAACCGCAGTTATTGATGGACCCAGACGGATAACCTACGAGCAACTTGCCGCTTCCATCGGGTCATTCGCCAATGAACTGACTGCGGCCGGGGTTACTGAAGGCGAAAGCATCGCCTTGGTGCTACCAAATTGCGCGGAGTTTGTCATCGGCTTTTACTCCACCCTGCACATCGGTGCGGTTGTTTTGGCACTCAATCCTCTGTTGAAGCACAACGAGATCAACTACTATCTTGCCGATGCCCAGGCCAGGGTTATTCTCACTACCGAGCCGTACATGGGCCTGTGCCGCGAGATCCTCGCTGCAGCTGGCCGCTCAATCGAAATCATTGCCCTGGATGGTGTGCTGGAGGACTCCCGCGCTGCCGCATCTGAACGCGCCGCGCCCGCGGCTGCCGACCCTCATCGGCCAGCGTTGTTTCAGTATTCCTCTGGTTCGACTGGGCGCCCGAAAAAAGTGATGCGCACCTATGGCAATCTGTGCGCCGAGGGTGATAATTTTACCGCCACTGTCGGTATGACCCACGACGATGTGATTTTGTGCCTGGTTCCGCTTTTTCATGCCCACGGGCTGGGCAATTGCTTGCTGGCTGCCACCATGGTCGGAGCAACCCTAGTGATTTTGGAGCAGCCGATGGGCGGGAATGCTGTCGTCGACATGCCCTTTATCGCCCGTTGCGCCAGGGTCTTCGAGCTGATCGAAACCGAGCGGGTCAGCGTTTTGCCCGGCGTCCCCTATGTGTTTAGCGCGCTCAGCAGTGCACAGGTGGGCTTCGAGCCTGCGCTGGGATCGCTGCGTTTATGTTTTTCCGCCGGCAACTTCTTGCCCCGGGATGTGTTCGACGCCTTCCTGACCCGCTTTGGCATTGCCATCAAGCAACTCTACGGCTGCACCGAGGCGGGATCGGTCACCATCAACCTTGAGGATGATCCGAGCCTCGCCGCCAGCGTGGGGCTGCCGATGCGCAATGTTGAACTCCATATCTGCGATGAGCAAAAAAACCGGCTCGCGCCCGAGGCCATCGGCGAAATAGCTTTCAAAAGCCCCATGCTGACCAGCGGCTATGTCGGCCTGGAAGACATCAACCGGGACATGTTTCGCGATGGTTTTTTCTTCACCGGGGATCTCGGCAGGCTTGATGAGGCCGGGCGCTTGACCATTACCGGTCGCAAAAAAATTTTTATCGATGTCGGCGGCAGGAAGGTCGATCCCCTGGAGATCGAGGATGTCCTGCTGACGCATCCCCGGGTCAAGGAAGCGGTCGTCGTCGGCATCAAGGCGCCCTATGGCGGCGAGTTCGCGAAGGCTGTGGCAGTGCTGGACGGCGAATGCACCCAGACGGAGCTCCTCCAGTATTGTAAGGACCGCCTGGCCGACTTCAAAGTCCCGCGCATGATCGAATTCCTCAGCGAGATTCCAAAAAGCCCCCTCGGCAAAATTTTACGCAAAAACCTGGTTGATGACTCAGCCATGGCGGAGGTTGAAGCCCTTGGATCAACCCTGATCCAGCACATGCGCTCTACCTCGTCTAGGGAAAAGCGCCTTTCGCTGGTCAAACAATGCGTGCGCCAGCAGATTGCCCGCATCCTGGGCCTTGATGTCGTCCAGATCGGCCTTTCGAACGCCCTCAGCGACTTCGGACTTGATTCGGCGCGGGCGGTTGAATTGCAGATGTCCCTGGAGAATCTGCTGGGTGCGAGGTTATCGGCCACGATGGTGTGGCAATATCCCAATCTGGACTCGTTGAGCTGGTATCTGTTGGACATTGTTGACGCACAGACGGCGGGCGCCGTTCCCGCAGCTGCGCCGGATCGGGCGGCCGGGCCGCCGACCGCTCGCCACTACGCGATCCAGGTGATCGACGACCTTTCAGATGATGCCATTGAGGCGCTTTTGCGTTCACAGGTCGATGGCATCCTCCAGCCGCAGGACACCACAAACGCCCATACCATCTCCGGTTTGAATGATGGCGACTCGGCGGGTATAGACCGGCTTGCCCAACTTTCCGACGAGGACGTCACCGATCTGCTGCTCAAGGAATTCGCACGACTAAGCCGAACCGACCAACCTGAAGCATAG
- a CDS encoding chorismate pyruvate-lyase family protein, with product MENGLQQSIDMAVLNPLERILLITDGTVTEILQAYYREPINLIKLSEKISTNREIDLLDVRVGEEVLERQILLQGRDSGRTYIYAESLIAIEKFDDELRASMRDTLLNSNLPLGRLWLDHRLETFKEMVSQRQEKAHNLCSIFDIPNDHHVVLRTYRVFSRKKKIMLITEMFPLNYLD from the coding sequence ATGGAAAACGGGTTACAACAATCAATCGACATGGCCGTACTGAACCCTCTTGAACGCATCCTTCTCATCACCGACGGTACGGTTACTGAAATTTTGCAAGCTTACTACCGCGAACCCATCAACTTGATTAAGCTTTCCGAGAAGATATCCACGAACCGCGAGATCGATCTTTTAGATGTTCGGGTTGGCGAGGAAGTCTTGGAGCGCCAGATCCTGTTGCAAGGACGCGACAGCGGCAGGACGTATATCTATGCGGAGTCGCTCATTGCGATCGAAAAGTTCGACGATGAGCTGCGAGCGAGCATGCGCGATACATTACTGAACTCAAATCTGCCGCTTGGCCGCCTCTGGTTGGATCATCGGCTAGAAACGTTCAAAGAAATGGTTTCCCAACGCCAGGAAAAAGCTCACAACCTTTGCTCGATCTTTGATATCCCCAATGATCATCACGTTGTGTTGCGCACATACCGCGTTTTCTCACGGAAGAAAAAAATTATGCTTATCACGGAGATGTTCCCGCTGAACTACCTGGACTAA
- the glmS gene encoding glutamine--fructose-6-phosphate transaminase (isomerizing), whose product MCGIVGYVGPREATDVIVRGLELLEYRGYDSAGIAILEDAEFQMRRSVGKLVNLRRRLHAEPTAGHQGIGHTRWATHGAVTEANAHPHRDSSGRVVVIQNGIVENYLELKGRLIEQGITFHSQTDTEVIAQMLGLYTAEYGDFQRAFGQVMSELRGGNAVVAMDQTQPDLILAARIGNAGAVVIGHGDQENFVASDLPAIVDYTQHMVFLEDGEMALVRSTGVEYVKLDGTPISKTTTTVAWDPVSAAKGGYKHFMHKEIFEQPRTTTDTLRGRVDLETGRIDLDGLTLSDAEMQQLDCIYAVACGTAWHACLINKYFIETLARVRVEVDYGSEFRYRNPVMNERTLLLALTQSGETVDTLAAMAEAREQGVKSVAILNAIGSQAGRLADGGAIYIHSGPEISVASTKVFTGMLMAGYLFALRLAQARGTLTSAEIREHIQALIEIPAKIDTMLKDTTVYDQLADLYHHSTDMLYLGRWVNAPIALEGALKMKEISYIHAEGYPAGEMKHGPIALIDERMPVICIATKDHVYEKMLSNVEQVMARGGKVIALINPSDKLVRSKADHVIEVPETTPLLAAVLNVIPMQLFSYAMAVRRGADVDQPRNLAKSVTVE is encoded by the coding sequence ATGTGCGGAATTGTTGGATATGTTGGCCCACGCGAAGCAACCGATGTGATTGTGCGGGGCTTGGAATTGTTGGAATATCGCGGCTACGATTCGGCAGGGATCGCCATTTTAGAAGATGCCGAATTTCAAATGCGCCGCTCGGTTGGCAAGTTGGTCAATTTGCGTCGCCGCTTGCATGCCGAGCCAACCGCTGGCCATCAAGGCATCGGCCATACCCGCTGGGCCACTCACGGCGCAGTGACCGAAGCCAATGCCCACCCCCACCGTGATAGCAGTGGCCGTGTGGTGGTGATTCAAAATGGGATTGTTGAGAACTACCTCGAACTCAAAGGCCGTTTGATTGAACAAGGCATTACCTTCCACTCGCAAACCGACACCGAAGTGATTGCCCAAATGCTTGGCTTGTACACTGCCGAATATGGCGATTTTCAACGCGCATTTGGTCAAGTAATGAGCGAGCTGCGTGGTGGCAACGCGGTTGTGGCAATGGATCAAACCCAGCCCGATTTGATTTTGGCGGCACGGATTGGCAACGCTGGCGCTGTGGTGATTGGCCATGGCGATCAAGAAAATTTCGTCGCTTCAGATTTGCCAGCAATCGTCGATTACACCCAGCACATGGTTTTCCTCGAAGATGGCGAGATGGCTTTAGTGCGCTCAACTGGCGTGGAATATGTTAAGCTCGATGGCACGCCAATCAGCAAAACAACCACGACCGTTGCTTGGGACCCCGTATCGGCGGCCAAAGGTGGCTACAAACACTTCATGCATAAAGAGATTTTCGAGCAGCCACGCACCACGACTGATACGCTACGCGGACGGGTTGATCTCGAAACTGGGCGAATCGATCTTGATGGACTGACGTTGAGCGATGCCGAAATGCAACAGCTCGATTGCATCTATGCAGTAGCTTGTGGTACTGCTTGGCATGCCTGTTTGATCAATAAATATTTTATCGAAACCTTGGCACGGGTGCGAGTGGAAGTCGATTATGGCTCCGAATTTCGCTATCGCAATCCTGTGATGAACGAACGAACCTTATTGCTAGCCTTGACCCAATCGGGCGAAACCGTTGATACTTTAGCAGCGATGGCCGAAGCTCGCGAACAAGGCGTGAAAAGCGTCGCAATTTTGAATGCAATTGGCTCGCAAGCAGGCCGCTTGGCTGATGGTGGCGCAATCTACATTCACTCAGGCCCAGAAATTTCGGTGGCCTCGACCAAAGTGTTCACTGGCATGTTGATGGCGGGCTACCTGTTTGCGCTGCGCTTGGCGCAAGCTCGTGGCACACTCACCAGCGCCGAAATTCGCGAACATATTCAAGCGCTGATTGAAATTCCCGCCAAGATCGACACCATGCTCAAAGATACGACGGTGTATGATCAACTCGCTGATCTCTATCATCACTCGACCGATATGCTCTACCTTGGGCGCTGGGTCAATGCCCCGATTGCGCTTGAAGGCGCACTCAAGATGAAAGAAATTAGCTATATTCACGCTGAGGGCTACCCCGCAGGCGAGATGAAGCACGGCCCAATTGCCTTGATCGACGAGCGCATGCCAGTGATCTGTATTGCAACCAAAGATCATGTCTATGAAAAGATGCTCTCGAATGTTGAGCAAGTGATGGCTCGCGGCGGCAAAGTGATTGCCTTGATTAATCCAAGCGATAAACTTGTGCGCTCTAAGGCTGATCATGTGATCGAAGTGCCTGAAACCACGCCATTATTGGCAGCCGTTTTGAACGTTATTCCAATGCAACTCTTCTCATATGCTATGGCCGTGCGGCGTGGTGCTGATGTTGACCAGCCCCGCAACCTCGCCAAATCGGTTACGGTTGAGTAG